One segment of Rhodopirellula baltica SH 1 DNA contains the following:
- a CDS encoding AAA family ATPase, whose protein sequence is MSVATQQEDRTQTALQAIRDQLGSVLLGKSEQIEMVIACLLAQGHLLLDDLPGTGKTTLAKALADCLGGRLARIQCTPDLLPTDVTGFNLFNQKTREFEFHPGPVFADVLLADELNRTTPRTQSALLEAMAERQVTIDSVPHSLSETFLVIATQNPIDSHGAYPLPEAQLDRFTIKLQIGYPDREAQLGILENAARADSVNERACNTLSLTELMQIQQQVQTTSVHPKVQGYLVDLVEATRNDPAIQLGVSPRGMLLWQRIAQAWAVLQGRDFVTPSDVAKVARPVLSVRLLTMADDSDSVIDRIMTQVPAPEYK, encoded by the coding sequence ATGAGTGTGGCAACCCAACAAGAAGATCGAACACAAACGGCGTTGCAAGCAATACGCGACCAATTGGGAAGCGTCCTGCTGGGCAAATCTGAGCAGATCGAAATGGTCATCGCCTGCTTGCTCGCACAAGGCCACCTGCTGCTGGATGATTTGCCGGGCACGGGCAAGACAACGCTGGCAAAAGCGCTCGCCGATTGCCTCGGTGGACGATTGGCCCGAATCCAGTGCACGCCGGATTTATTGCCAACCGACGTGACGGGATTCAACTTGTTCAATCAAAAGACCCGCGAGTTCGAGTTCCATCCCGGACCGGTCTTCGCTGATGTGCTGTTGGCGGACGAACTGAATCGCACCACGCCTCGGACTCAAAGCGCGTTGCTGGAGGCGATGGCGGAACGGCAGGTCACGATTGATTCGGTACCGCATTCGTTGTCCGAGACCTTTCTCGTCATCGCGACGCAAAACCCGATTGACTCACACGGTGCTTATCCGCTGCCCGAAGCTCAACTGGATCGCTTCACCATCAAACTTCAGATCGGATACCCCGACCGCGAAGCTCAACTTGGAATTCTTGAAAACGCAGCACGAGCCGACAGCGTCAACGAGCGAGCATGCAACACGTTGTCGTTGACGGAACTGATGCAGATTCAACAGCAAGTGCAAACGACATCGGTTCATCCGAAGGTCCAGGGATACTTGGTCGACTTGGTCGAGGCGACTCGCAACGACCCAGCCATCCAGCTGGGAGTGAGCCCGCGAGGCATGCTGCTGTGGCAACGAATTGCCCAAGCCTGGGCGGTGCTCCAAGGACGCGACTTCGTGACACCCAGTGACGTTGCCAAAGTCGCTCGCCCGGTATTGTCGGTGCGATTGCTAACCATGGCGGACGACTCCGATTCGGTGATCGATCGAATCATGACCCAAGTTCCCGCGCCGGAGTACAAGTGA